The following coding sequences lie in one Capsicum annuum cultivar UCD-10X-F1 chromosome 5, UCD10Xv1.1, whole genome shotgun sequence genomic window:
- the LOC107869996 gene encoding uncharacterized protein LOC107869996 isoform X2 → MRRTNRKCRLWWPTNLCSLNQLSNLHSYAFLFGWFISSSEASFDIVVAFACDESALVSMTTHMNLERILQGINRKMPVLLQDKSKFSLLGYYAADFSSNGQLLMVRGKGNKHINSTSKKNCFCAEQHAPGGKRGRWRCGCHKLDAILEQCRAFSLKDNIWAQIVCDSSQAVIGKVGLIPKVHHIHRKGEAIFQLDVHVVFYGVPVFGGHHHSLGFKSPSEQVTNHCKKPEWVKDLNRKQPYLDLDTVILSVNTANAAKVFTEANNSAKRSRIPFHFFCMFSVLTWQLLAVLLASFSTILYVIVQSFHICLIHVSHSYIYVALEKVFCNTCKNLEIGCCHLLYWPVILKDYGLRSQSCVEYAEKAAFHRHSMWTSLIVDLLLGNFLGIILWSRARAACAWVSSFSENVTNYLLRTGCVWLMGNPAGFKLNTELAGVLGTISLIAIQIWSTLWWLLGFFLIHLIKVVAVFGSLFGLTAAAALIIDTISLATTHVSALQWLLTLLYSWQIQAVDALWRLFRGRKWNPLRQRLDSYAYSVEQHVVGSLLFTPLLLLLPTTSLFYIFFTIMKTTISFVCIAIQFGIAIIHATPYIKIFFWFTRRKRFPSGLWFEIILCQRNAINSAEVESVDKTASGSENSRHCKSAVLVSFLHSNYLSLRQVVWPHYRNVFSDVSRSSIALSAYGVLTGKRSPTAPKIGLPPTLPWMSIPYKEYWRLCHEAVLGCRQDCNCKSHQ, encoded by the exons atgagaagaacCAATAGAAAGTGCAGGCTTTGGTGGCCAACAAATCTATGTTCTTTAAATCAATTGAGTAATTTGCATTCTTATGCTTTCTTGTTTGGTTGGTTTATCTCTTCATCTGAAGCTTCTTTTGACATTGTTGTTGCTTTCGCTTGTGATGAATCTGCACTTGTTTCTATGACGACCCATATGAATCTTGAG AGGATTCTTCAAGGCATAAACAGAAAGATGCCTGTGCTTCTACAAGATAAAAGCAAGTTCTCTCTGCTAGGTTATTATGCAGCAGATTTCAGCAGCAACGGGCAGTTGCTAATGGTCAGAGGCAAAGGGAACAAGCATATCAACTCTACTAGTAAGAAGAATTGCTTTTGTGCTGAACAACATGCACCTGGAGGGAAGCGGGGAAGATGGAGATGTGGATGTCACAAATTGGATGCGATACTAGAGCAGTGTAGGGCATTCTCTTTGAAGGATAACATTTGGGCACAGATTGTATGTGATAGTTCTCAAGCTGTTATCGGAAAAGTAGGGCTAATACCAAAAGTGCACCATATACATAGGAAAGGAGAAGCCATATTCCAATTAGATGTCCAC GTAGTGTTTTATGGAGTTCCTGTATTTGGTGGCCACCATCACTCATTGGGTTTCAAGAGTCCATCTGAGCAGGTGACCAATCATTGCAAGAAGCCTGAATGGGTTAAGGATCTTAACAGGAAGCAGCCGTATCTTGACTTG GATACTGTAATTCTATCTGTCAACACAGCTAATGCGGCTAAAGTCTTTACAGAAGCAAATAATTCTGCCAAAAGATCCAGGATTCCCTTCCATTTCTTTTGCAT GTTTTCTGTTTTGACATGGCAACTGCTTGCTGTATTGCTGGCATCATTCTCAACTATCTTGTACGTCATCGTTCAGTCCTTTCATATCTGTTTGATCCATGTGTCCCACTCGTATATCTATGTTGCGTTGGAGAAGGTATTTTGCAATACATGCAAAAATCTGGAAATCGGATGCTGCCATCTCCTGTATTGGCCGGTTATTCTCAAAGATTATGGTCTCAG GTCTCAATCCTGCGTGGAATATGCTGAGAAAGCGGCATTTCACAGACATTCCATGTGGACAAGccttatagttgatctacttctgGGGAACTTTCTTGGCATCATATTGTGGTCTCGAGCTAGAGCAGCTTGCGCATGGGTTTCAAGTTTCTCTGAAAATGTTACTAACTATCTTCTGCGAACTGGTTGTGTGTGGCTCATGGGAAACCCAGCGGGATTCAAGTTGAACACTGAGCTAGCCGGAGTTCTTGGGACAATTTCCCTGATTGCTATTCAAATTTGGTCTACCCTTTGGTGGTTATTGGGTTTCTTCTTGATTCATCTCATAAAAGTAGTTGCTGTATTTGGTTCATTGTTTGGTCTGACAGCAGCAGCTGCTCTGATCATCGACACAATTTCACTTGCAACTACACATGTTTCTGCTCTTCAGTGGTTGCTTACATTGCTCTATTCATGGCAAATACAGGCAGTAGATGCTTTATGGCGACTTTTCAG GGGTAGGAAGTGGAATCCTCTTCGTCAGAGACTAGATAGCTATGCGTACAGTGTGGAACAGCACGTTGTTGGGTCTCTCCTATTTACTCCACTTTTACTTCTGCTACCGACGACTTCATTGTTCTATATTTTCTTCACCATTATGAAGACAACCATTAGCTTTGTCTGCATAGCCATTCAGTTTGGCATAGCTATAATTCATGCCACACCTTATATTAAGATTTTCTTTTGGTTCACGAGGAGGAAAAGATTTCCTAGTGGATTATGGTTTGAGATTATTTTGTGTCAGAGAAATGCCATTAATTCGGCAGAGGTTGAATCTGTTGATAAGACTGCATCAGGCTCTGAGAATTCTCGCCACTGTAAATCGGCAGTTCTGGTTTCATTTCTTCACAGCAATTATTTGAGCTTAA GACAAGTAGTTT
- the LOC107869996 gene encoding uncharacterized protein LOC107869996 isoform X1, which yields MRRTNRKCRLWWPTNLCSLNQLSNLHSYAFLFGWFISSSEASFDIVVAFACDESALVSMTTHMNLERILQGINRKMPVLLQDKSKFSLLGYYAADFSSNGQLLMVRGKGNKHINSTSKKNCFCAEQHAPGGKRGRWRCGCHKLDAILEQCRAFSLKDNIWAQIVCDSSQAVIGKVGLIPKVHHIHRKGEAIFQLDVHVLFYGVPVFGGHHHSLGFKSPSEQVTNHCKKPEWVKDLNRKQPYLDLDTVILSVNTANAAKVFTEANNSAKRSRIPFHFFCMFSVLTWQLLAVLLASFSTILYVIVQSFHICLIHVSHSYIYVALEKVFCNTCKNLEIGCCHLLYWPVILKDYGLRSQSCVEYAEKAAFHRHSMWTSLIVDLLLGNFLGIILWSRARAACAWVSSFSENVTNYLLRTGCVWLMGNPAGFKLNTELAGVLGTISLIAIQIWSTLWWLLGFFLIHLIKVVAVFGSLFGLTAAAALIIDTISLATTHVSALQWLLTLLYSWQIQAVDALWRLFRGRKWNPLRQRLDSYAYSVEQHVVGSLLFTPLLLLLPTTSLFYIFFTIMKTTISFVCIAIQFGIAIIHATPYIKIFFWFTRRKRFPSGLWFEIILCQRNAINSAEVESVDKTASGSENSRHCKSAVLVSFLHSNYLSLRQVVWPHYRNVFSDVSRSSIALSAYGVLTGKRSPTAPKIGLPPTLPWMSIPYKEYWRLCHEAVLGCRQDCNCKSHQ from the exons atgagaagaacCAATAGAAAGTGCAGGCTTTGGTGGCCAACAAATCTATGTTCTTTAAATCAATTGAGTAATTTGCATTCTTATGCTTTCTTGTTTGGTTGGTTTATCTCTTCATCTGAAGCTTCTTTTGACATTGTTGTTGCTTTCGCTTGTGATGAATCTGCACTTGTTTCTATGACGACCCATATGAATCTTGAG AGGATTCTTCAAGGCATAAACAGAAAGATGCCTGTGCTTCTACAAGATAAAAGCAAGTTCTCTCTGCTAGGTTATTATGCAGCAGATTTCAGCAGCAACGGGCAGTTGCTAATGGTCAGAGGCAAAGGGAACAAGCATATCAACTCTACTAGTAAGAAGAATTGCTTTTGTGCTGAACAACATGCACCTGGAGGGAAGCGGGGAAGATGGAGATGTGGATGTCACAAATTGGATGCGATACTAGAGCAGTGTAGGGCATTCTCTTTGAAGGATAACATTTGGGCACAGATTGTATGTGATAGTTCTCAAGCTGTTATCGGAAAAGTAGGGCTAATACCAAAAGTGCACCATATACATAGGAAAGGAGAAGCCATATTCCAATTAGATGTCCACGTAT TGTTTTATGGAGTTCCTGTATTTGGTGGCCACCATCACTCATTGGGTTTCAAGAGTCCATCTGAGCAGGTGACCAATCATTGCAAGAAGCCTGAATGGGTTAAGGATCTTAACAGGAAGCAGCCGTATCTTGACTTG GATACTGTAATTCTATCTGTCAACACAGCTAATGCGGCTAAAGTCTTTACAGAAGCAAATAATTCTGCCAAAAGATCCAGGATTCCCTTCCATTTCTTTTGCAT GTTTTCTGTTTTGACATGGCAACTGCTTGCTGTATTGCTGGCATCATTCTCAACTATCTTGTACGTCATCGTTCAGTCCTTTCATATCTGTTTGATCCATGTGTCCCACTCGTATATCTATGTTGCGTTGGAGAAGGTATTTTGCAATACATGCAAAAATCTGGAAATCGGATGCTGCCATCTCCTGTATTGGCCGGTTATTCTCAAAGATTATGGTCTCAG GTCTCAATCCTGCGTGGAATATGCTGAGAAAGCGGCATTTCACAGACATTCCATGTGGACAAGccttatagttgatctacttctgGGGAACTTTCTTGGCATCATATTGTGGTCTCGAGCTAGAGCAGCTTGCGCATGGGTTTCAAGTTTCTCTGAAAATGTTACTAACTATCTTCTGCGAACTGGTTGTGTGTGGCTCATGGGAAACCCAGCGGGATTCAAGTTGAACACTGAGCTAGCCGGAGTTCTTGGGACAATTTCCCTGATTGCTATTCAAATTTGGTCTACCCTTTGGTGGTTATTGGGTTTCTTCTTGATTCATCTCATAAAAGTAGTTGCTGTATTTGGTTCATTGTTTGGTCTGACAGCAGCAGCTGCTCTGATCATCGACACAATTTCACTTGCAACTACACATGTTTCTGCTCTTCAGTGGTTGCTTACATTGCTCTATTCATGGCAAATACAGGCAGTAGATGCTTTATGGCGACTTTTCAG GGGTAGGAAGTGGAATCCTCTTCGTCAGAGACTAGATAGCTATGCGTACAGTGTGGAACAGCACGTTGTTGGGTCTCTCCTATTTACTCCACTTTTACTTCTGCTACCGACGACTTCATTGTTCTATATTTTCTTCACCATTATGAAGACAACCATTAGCTTTGTCTGCATAGCCATTCAGTTTGGCATAGCTATAATTCATGCCACACCTTATATTAAGATTTTCTTTTGGTTCACGAGGAGGAAAAGATTTCCTAGTGGATTATGGTTTGAGATTATTTTGTGTCAGAGAAATGCCATTAATTCGGCAGAGGTTGAATCTGTTGATAAGACTGCATCAGGCTCTGAGAATTCTCGCCACTGTAAATCGGCAGTTCTGGTTTCATTTCTTCACAGCAATTATTTGAGCTTAA GACAAGTAGTTT